In a single window of the Coffea eugenioides isolate CCC68of chromosome 3, Ceug_1.0, whole genome shotgun sequence genome:
- the LOC113765861 gene encoding probable inactive histone-lysine N-methyltransferase SUVR2 codes for MLLQNEVVFVYSFILLVGSKGLETRAFSAVNVEIQNYKLMAPNPKFAKAYKAMRALGYPQHIVKPVLKSLLDVYNQNWQHIEDQNYTVLVDAILESEECKEREQQKFHLVDEPEEDEPPLKKSRLRSQAVQALSSPGDSSPSFKGTMDKPVHHVEYVIPESNGKEKMIESVHVHLFDNETEAKVLSPVPHYRREVKTTTPNSSSGSKPKKKIQVSAHDKTNESDLLSPGTQLNENYDTYTSCSIVPRMVDETGKKELLPDDLSELEVPLSVVLPGDSSNAKVHISTSLEVIDLDMEDTNNVELLTQGDSSNAKEPFSTSLEQIDLDMEDPSAFSLCYEDESSSGKDSLPQGNCLEYECSVATKEENKSSTSSQIDIASSSSGEVKLSIIYESSLPSNFCIPSLDALFRRMEEKLHKSYRINQSGFSVMNLMKDICEGFLAVGTNTTLDEGVSSAEAHANPVAPRILDTQDVLNRNVSHQVGFCVAPNISLGPVEFQSLNEAPPKIPKFQSLNCFDLSRCKIDLTMQGTFSERNKNSLALGDQKSSTSTSMVIVQTQHFSNDMLSSAYYIDDITRGEENLEISLINEINNEHQPIFKYIPRNITYQSAYVKFLLARISDENCCSNCFGDCLSSKIPCACAGETGGEFAYMPGGIVKEKFLEDCMLMNRSPQQKNLFYCQECPLERSKDKNLSGKCKGHLVRKFIKECWYKCGCIKDCGNRVVQRGITCKLQVFMTPEGKGWGLRTLEDLPKGAFICEYVGEIVTNMELFDRNSQHTGKKHTYPVLLDADWCTEGVLKDEEALCLDATFYGNVARFVNHRCDDANLVEIPVEVETPDHHYYHLAFFTTRKVDAFEELTWDYGIDFSDHTHPVKAFKCGCGSQFCRDKKSLKSVRSRG; via the exons ATGCTTCTTCAAAATGAGGTAGTTTTTGTTTATTCATTTATTCTGTTGGTGGGTTCTAAAG GGCTGGAAACTAGAGCCTTTTCTGCGGTCAATGTAGAAATCCAGAATTACAAACTTATGGCGCCAAATCCTAAGTTTGCAAAGGCTTACAAGGCTATGAGAGCTCTCGGTTATCCTCAGCATATTGTAAAACCTGTATTAAAGAGTCTTTTGGACGTGTATAACCAAAATTGGCAGCATATTGAGGATCAGAACTATACTGTTCTGGTGGATGCTATTCTTGAGAGTGAGGAATGCAAG GAAAGGGAACAGCAGAAATTCCACTTAGTAGATGAGCCAGAAGAGGATGAGCCACCATTGAAAAAGTCAAGATTGAGAAGTCAAGCTGTTCAAGCTTTGTCTTCTCCTGGTGATTCCAGCCCAAGTTTTAAAGGAACTATGGATAAGCCAGTTCATCATGTTGAATATGTAATTCCTGAATCTAATGGGAAGGAAAAGATGATTGAGTCGGTTCATGTTCATCTCTTTGATAATGAAACAGAAGCCAAGGTCCTGTCTCCGGTGCCACATTATCGAAGAGAAGTGAAAACCACTACTCCAAATTCTTCTTCAGGatcaaaaccaaaaaagaaaattcaagtGTCGGCTCATGATAAAACCAACGAGTCTGATTTGCTCTCACCAGGAACACAACTTAATGAGAATTATGATACTTACACCTCCTGTTCAATCGTTCCCAGAATGGTAGATGAAACAG GTAAAAAAGAGCTGTTGCCTGATGACCTATCAGAGCTTGAGGTTCCTCTCTCTGTAGTTCTTCCTG GTGATTCTTCTAATGCGAAAGTACATATTTCAACATCCCTTGAAGTTATTGATCTCGACATGGAAGATACAA ATAATGTGGAATTGTTGACTCAAGGTGATTCTTCTAATGCAAAAGAACCTTTTTCAACATCACTTGAACAGATTGATCTTGACATGGAAGATCCAT CTGCATTCTCTCTATGTTATGAAGATGAATCTTCAAGTGGAAAGGATTCTCTTCCTCAAGGAAATTGTCTGGAATATGAATGTTCAGTTGCAacaaaagaggaaaataaaTCCTCAACCTCTTCACAAATAGACATTGCTTCTTCTTCCAGCGGGGAGGTTAAACTTTCTATAATCTATGAATCTTCCCTTCCATCAAATTTTTGTATTCCAAGTTTAGATGCCCTCTTTAGGCGGATGGAGGAAAAGCTTCATAAATCATACAGAATCAATCAATCTGGTTTCTCTGTGATGAATCTGATGAAAGATATATGTGAGGGCTTTTTAGCAGTGGGGACCAACACCACTCTTGATGAAGGAGTAAGTTCTGCTGAAGCACATGCCAATCCAGTTGCTCCTAGAATTTTAGATACTCAAGATGTTTTAAATAGGAATGTCAGTCATCAAGTTGGTTTTTGCGTTGCACCGAATATTTCACTGGGGCCTGTAGAGTTTCAAAGCCTAAATGAAGCTCCACCCAAGATtccaaagtttcaaagtttgaATTGTTTTGACTTAAGCCGCTGCAAGATAGATTTAACCATGCAGGGGACCTTCAGTGAACGGAACAAAAACAGTCTAGCACTTGGAGACCAAAAATCTTCAACTTCAACCAGTATGGTGATTGTTCAGACGCAACATTTTTCTAATGACATGCTCAGTTCTGCTTATTATATTGATGATATTACAAGAGGGGAAGAGAATTTGGAGATTTCATTGATAAATGAAATTAACAATGAGCATCAGCCTATTTTTAAGTACATTCCCAGAAACATCACTTATCAAAGTGCGTATGTTAAATTTCTTCTTGCTCGTATATCTGATGAGAATTGCTGTTCCAATTGCTTTGGAGATTGTTTATCTTCCAAAATCCCTTGTGCTTGTGCTGGTGAAACTGGTGGTGAGTTTGCTTACATGCCAGGGGGTattgttaaagaaaagtttCTTGAAGACTGTATGTTGATGAATCGGAGTCCCCAGCAGAAAAATCTTTTCTACTGTCAAGAGTGTCCACTAGAAAGGTCCAAAGATAAAAACTTATCTGGCAAATGCAAGGGCCATCTTGTCAGGAAGTTTATAAAAGAGTGCTGGTATAAATGTGGTTGTATTAAGGATTGTGGCAATCGCGTTGTTCAGCGAGGCATAACATGCAAATTGCAG GTGTTTATGACACCCGAAGGAAAAGGATGGGGTCTTAGAACCCTTGAGGACTTGCCTAAAGGTGCCTTTATTTGTGAGTATGTGGGAGAAATAGTGACCAACATGGAACTTTTTGACCGAAATTCACAACACACTGGAAAGAAGCACACATATCCTGTGCTGCTAGATGCGGACTGGTGTACCGAAGGAGTCCTGAAGGATGAGGAAGCCCTTTGTTTGGACGCTACCTTTTATGGAAATGTTGCTAGATTTGTCAATCACAG ATGTGACGATGCAAACTTGGTTGAGATTCCAGTTGAAGTGGAGACTCCAGATCATCACTATTACCAT CTTGCTTTTTTCACGACAAGGAAagttgatgcttttgaagagtTGACGTGG GACTATGGCATTGACTTCAGTGATCATACTCATCCAGTGAAGGCTTTCAAGTGTGGCTGCGGTAGTCAATTCTGCCGAGACAAGAAATCTTTGAAAA